Proteins encoded by one window of Pseudorca crassidens isolate mPseCra1 chromosome 3, mPseCra1.hap1, whole genome shotgun sequence:
- the EBI3 gene encoding interleukin-27 subunit beta isoform X2 produces MAPRLVLTLTFWVGCSLCCWREAAVTQPRVRCQASRYPIAVDCSWTLPPAPNSSRPTSFIATYRLGVAAHGESWPCLQQTPEATSCIIPDIQMFSMVPYVLNITAVHPRGVSSSFVPFVPEHVIKPDPPEGVRLSPLPGQRLWVQWEPPRSWPFPEIFSLKYRIRYKRHGAARFRQHHSQWSKGGNNTSAHRRMMDKHNAVPPHTGTSLSHEKERSPDTRYNVDGPLRTRCSVGPIEGTSFTLKAVRPQAKYCIQVAALDLTDYGESSAWSLPAVASVTLDPHETL; encoded by the exons ATGGCCCCAAGACTTGTCCTCACCCTCACCTTCTGGGTGGGTTGCTCACTTTGCTGCTGGAGAGAAG CAGCTGTCACCCAGCCCAGGGTGCGGTGCCAGGCCTCTAGGTACCCGATCGCAGTGGATTGCTCCTGGACCCTGCCGCCCGCTCCAAACTCCTCCAGGCCCACGTCCTTCATTGCCACATACAG GCTTGGCGTGGCAGCCCATGGGGAGAGCTGGCCCTGCCTCCAGCAGACACCAGAGGCCACCAGCTGTATCATCCCTGACATCCAGATGTTCTCCATGGTGCCCTATGTGCTCAACATCACAGCTGTCCACCCCCGGGGCGTCAGCAGCAGCTTCGTGCCGTTCGTCCCAGAGCACGTCA TCAAACCGGACCCTCCAGAAGGTGTGCGCCTGAGCCCCCTCCCTGGGCAGCGGCTCTGGGTGCAATGGGAACCCCCCCGGTCCTGGCCCTTCCCAGAGATCTTCTCACTCAAGTACCGGATCCGCTACAAGCGCCACGGAGCTGCCCGCTTCCGCCAG caccacTCACAAtggtcaaaaggtggaaataacacAAGTGCCCATCGACGGATGATGGATAAACACAACGCGGTCCCTCCACACACGGGaacatcactcagccatgaaaaggagagAAGCCCTGACACTcgctacaacgtggatggacccttgagaacacgatgctca GTGGGACCAATTGAAGGCACATCCTTCACCCTCAAGGCTGTGAGGCCCCAAGCCAAGTACTGCATCCAGGTGGCTGCTCTGGACCTCACTGACTATGGGGAATCAAGCGCCTGGAGTCTCCCCGCCGTTGCCtccgtgaccctgg ATCCACATGAGACCCTGTGA
- the EBI3 gene encoding interleukin-27 subunit beta isoform X4: MAPRLVLTLTFWVGCSLCCWREAAVTQPRVRCQASRYPIAVDCSWTLPPAPNSSRPTSFIATYRLGVAAHGESWPCLQQTPEATSCIIPDIQMFSMVPYVLNITAVHPRGVSSSFVPFVPEHVIKPDPPEGVRLSPLPGQRLWVQWEPPRSWPFPEIFSLKYRIRYKRHGAARFRQVGPIEGTSFTLKAVRPQAKYCIQVAALDLTDYGESSAWSLPAVASVTLDPHETL; encoded by the exons ATGGCCCCAAGACTTGTCCTCACCCTCACCTTCTGGGTGGGTTGCTCACTTTGCTGCTGGAGAGAAG CAGCTGTCACCCAGCCCAGGGTGCGGTGCCAGGCCTCTAGGTACCCGATCGCAGTGGATTGCTCCTGGACCCTGCCGCCCGCTCCAAACTCCTCCAGGCCCACGTCCTTCATTGCCACATACAG GCTTGGCGTGGCAGCCCATGGGGAGAGCTGGCCCTGCCTCCAGCAGACACCAGAGGCCACCAGCTGTATCATCCCTGACATCCAGATGTTCTCCATGGTGCCCTATGTGCTCAACATCACAGCTGTCCACCCCCGGGGCGTCAGCAGCAGCTTCGTGCCGTTCGTCCCAGAGCACGTCA TCAAACCGGACCCTCCAGAAGGTGTGCGCCTGAGCCCCCTCCCTGGGCAGCGGCTCTGGGTGCAATGGGAACCCCCCCGGTCCTGGCCCTTCCCAGAGATCTTCTCACTCAAGTACCGGATCCGCTACAAGCGCCACGGAGCTGCCCGCTTCCGCCAG GTGGGACCAATTGAAGGCACATCCTTCACCCTCAAGGCTGTGAGGCCCCAAGCCAAGTACTGCATCCAGGTGGCTGCTCTGGACCTCACTGACTATGGGGAATCAAGCGCCTGGAGTCTCCCCGCCGTTGCCtccgtgaccctgg ATCCACATGAGACCCTGTGA
- the EBI3 gene encoding interleukin-27 subunit beta isoform X1 has product MAPRLVLTLTFWVGCSLCCWREAAVTQPRVRCQASRYPIAVDCSWTLPPAPNSSRPTSFIATYRLGVAAHGESWPCLQQTPEATSCIIPDIQMFSMVPYVLNITAVHPRGVSSSFVPFVPEHVIKPDPPEGVRLSPLPGQRLWVQWEPPRSWPFPEIFSLKYRIRYKRHGAARFRQQHHSQWSKGGNNTSAHRRMMDKHNAVPPHTGTSLSHEKERSPDTRYNVDGPLRTRCSVGPIEGTSFTLKAVRPQAKYCIQVAALDLTDYGESSAWSLPAVASVTLDPHETL; this is encoded by the exons ATGGCCCCAAGACTTGTCCTCACCCTCACCTTCTGGGTGGGTTGCTCACTTTGCTGCTGGAGAGAAG CAGCTGTCACCCAGCCCAGGGTGCGGTGCCAGGCCTCTAGGTACCCGATCGCAGTGGATTGCTCCTGGACCCTGCCGCCCGCTCCAAACTCCTCCAGGCCCACGTCCTTCATTGCCACATACAG GCTTGGCGTGGCAGCCCATGGGGAGAGCTGGCCCTGCCTCCAGCAGACACCAGAGGCCACCAGCTGTATCATCCCTGACATCCAGATGTTCTCCATGGTGCCCTATGTGCTCAACATCACAGCTGTCCACCCCCGGGGCGTCAGCAGCAGCTTCGTGCCGTTCGTCCCAGAGCACGTCA TCAAACCGGACCCTCCAGAAGGTGTGCGCCTGAGCCCCCTCCCTGGGCAGCGGCTCTGGGTGCAATGGGAACCCCCCCGGTCCTGGCCCTTCCCAGAGATCTTCTCACTCAAGTACCGGATCCGCTACAAGCGCCACGGAGCTGCCCGCTTCCGCCAG cagcaccacTCACAAtggtcaaaaggtggaaataacacAAGTGCCCATCGACGGATGATGGATAAACACAACGCGGTCCCTCCACACACGGGaacatcactcagccatgaaaaggagagAAGCCCTGACACTcgctacaacgtggatggacccttgagaacacgatgctca GTGGGACCAATTGAAGGCACATCCTTCACCCTCAAGGCTGTGAGGCCCCAAGCCAAGTACTGCATCCAGGTGGCTGCTCTGGACCTCACTGACTATGGGGAATCAAGCGCCTGGAGTCTCCCCGCCGTTGCCtccgtgaccctgg ATCCACATGAGACCCTGTGA
- the EBI3 gene encoding interleukin-27 subunit beta isoform X5: MAPRLVLTLTFWVGCSLCCWREAAVTQPRVRCQASRYPIAVDCSWTLPPAPNSSRPTSFIATYRLGVAAHGESWPCLQQTPEATSCIIPDIQMFSMVPYVLNITAVHPRGVSSSFVPFVPEHVIKPDPPEGVRLSPLPGQRLWVQWEPPRSWPFPEIFSLKYRIRYKRHGAARFRQVGPIEGTSFTLKAVRPQAKYCIQVAALDLTDYGESSAWSLPAVASVTLGK; this comes from the exons ATGGCCCCAAGACTTGTCCTCACCCTCACCTTCTGGGTGGGTTGCTCACTTTGCTGCTGGAGAGAAG CAGCTGTCACCCAGCCCAGGGTGCGGTGCCAGGCCTCTAGGTACCCGATCGCAGTGGATTGCTCCTGGACCCTGCCGCCCGCTCCAAACTCCTCCAGGCCCACGTCCTTCATTGCCACATACAG GCTTGGCGTGGCAGCCCATGGGGAGAGCTGGCCCTGCCTCCAGCAGACACCAGAGGCCACCAGCTGTATCATCCCTGACATCCAGATGTTCTCCATGGTGCCCTATGTGCTCAACATCACAGCTGTCCACCCCCGGGGCGTCAGCAGCAGCTTCGTGCCGTTCGTCCCAGAGCACGTCA TCAAACCGGACCCTCCAGAAGGTGTGCGCCTGAGCCCCCTCCCTGGGCAGCGGCTCTGGGTGCAATGGGAACCCCCCCGGTCCTGGCCCTTCCCAGAGATCTTCTCACTCAAGTACCGGATCCGCTACAAGCGCCACGGAGCTGCCCGCTTCCGCCAG GTGGGACCAATTGAAGGCACATCCTTCACCCTCAAGGCTGTGAGGCCCCAAGCCAAGTACTGCATCCAGGTGGCTGCTCTGGACCTCACTGACTATGGGGAATCAAGCGCCTGGAGTCTCCCCGCCGTTGCCtccgtgaccctgggcaagtaG
- the EBI3 gene encoding interleukin-27 subunit beta isoform X3 codes for MAPRLVLTLTFWVGCSLCCWREAAVTQPRVRCQASRYPIAVDCSWTLPPAPNSSRPTSFIATYRLGVAAHGESWPCLQQTPEATSCIIPDIQMFSMVPYVLNITAVHPRGVSSSFVPFVPEHVIKPDPPEGVRLSPLPGQRLWVQWEPPRSWPFPEIFSLKYRIRYKRHGAARFRQQHHSQWSKGGNNTSAHRRMMDKHNAVPPHTGTSLSHEKERSPDTRYNVDGPLRTRCSVREARHRRTHCGTN; via the exons ATGGCCCCAAGACTTGTCCTCACCCTCACCTTCTGGGTGGGTTGCTCACTTTGCTGCTGGAGAGAAG CAGCTGTCACCCAGCCCAGGGTGCGGTGCCAGGCCTCTAGGTACCCGATCGCAGTGGATTGCTCCTGGACCCTGCCGCCCGCTCCAAACTCCTCCAGGCCCACGTCCTTCATTGCCACATACAG GCTTGGCGTGGCAGCCCATGGGGAGAGCTGGCCCTGCCTCCAGCAGACACCAGAGGCCACCAGCTGTATCATCCCTGACATCCAGATGTTCTCCATGGTGCCCTATGTGCTCAACATCACAGCTGTCCACCCCCGGGGCGTCAGCAGCAGCTTCGTGCCGTTCGTCCCAGAGCACGTCA TCAAACCGGACCCTCCAGAAGGTGTGCGCCTGAGCCCCCTCCCTGGGCAGCGGCTCTGGGTGCAATGGGAACCCCCCCGGTCCTGGCCCTTCCCAGAGATCTTCTCACTCAAGTACCGGATCCGCTACAAGCGCCACGGAGCTGCCCGCTTCCGCCAG cagcaccacTCACAAtggtcaaaaggtggaaataacacAAGTGCCCATCGACGGATGATGGATAAACACAACGCGGTCCCTCCACACACGGGaacatcactcagccatgaaaaggagagAAGCCCTGACACTcgctacaacgtggatggacccttgagaacacgatgctcagtgagagaagccagacacaggaggACACACT GTGGGACCAATTGA